The following is a genomic window from Elaeis guineensis isolate ETL-2024a chromosome 10, EG11, whole genome shotgun sequence.
tgaatttattgaattaatTATAATGAATAATTATAATGAAATATATTATATaagtaatataataaatatatatcatattgatattatattcatatatttattaTACCATCTGATAAACTATTTGTTTCCCATTGTACGGTTAAGATGCGCCTGATGAGAAAATAAACACCCGCCCGCGAAATATAGCCATTGGCCCGGGGTTATCGGATGGATTTCCTCGGCGGGAATTTTGGCCGGACGCCTTTCGAGGTGACACGTGTCCATCTTCACCCGGTTTCCCACTTTCCAATCTTCCCTCGTGCTCAATTCCTCGAGTGGAGGGCGGCGCAAACGGGGGAGGACGGGAACATGGCTGAGAATCTCACGAAATTGGAGGGGCAAATCAGTAAATTGGAATGTAACGTTTAAATCCGCTCTTCGCCCGTCCCACTcatcccttctcctcctcctctgccTCCTTGCCTAATGGCAGCCTCTCCTCTCTCCTTTAGATAACAAAGTCATATCCTTGTTtctaattctcttttatttttggatgtCTTTTTCATTTGTATATCTGTTTGTTTGTATGACATGTTAGTTTGCTGGATCTGGATTTATATCTTTTCTTCCTGGTGATGGTATAGAACTCACAGAAGTTCTGGTTACTTTCTTTCcattatatttattttggaaagTTGTCTTTAgattataataatatctttttgTTGTCAATTGCAAACAAAGTATTCCTTAGTGTATATGGTATAATGGCTTTGATCTATATGACAagcctttttttttaataaaaaaaaatgacagTAACAAGCCTTATTTtcctttgatttttaattttttttatgatacaaTCCTGATGTTACTGTGAAGTAAAATGACCGCATGCGAGGAGTGTATAAATTCGTGGAGATCCTAAGATAAACAGAAAAAGCCAAATTTAGCATCGAATTTGGTCGATGGAAACTGTTTTTTAAGTTAAATTTTGGATTCTTGTATTCCTGCTGACTATATATCTTATTTGTTGAATCGTTGGAATATTTCATCCGATAGGCAGTCTTATCCTTCTTTATGTAAACTTGTATTGCTTCCAAGTTGTGGAGACTTGATTTTAAGGAAAAGGACTTTCCATCCGATTAATTATGTAACCAGAGATTAAATtgtggaaggagaaaaaaaaaaaaatatctcaaatcaCTACTATTCGTTGCTTTTTTAAAGAATGGCTGAGTCTCCAGCCCCATCTCTACGACCTTCTGAAACCAATATTATAGATAGGTTTGCATTAATACAAGTGTTAATAATTCCCCTCCCCTCTTTACATTTTATTCAACTCCTATAGGTAGGCAACAGCCGATTTATCTTCCATAAGGATATCAGTCATGCCAAGAACAATGCTTCTATCATTGTCAGAATCCAAAGGTGCTCTTGCTTATGAACATATTGTCACTTGGTTTACATAATGCTTAGTGTTTGATGGAAAAATATCAACACATCTTCAAAAGTTTTGATTTACTTGCATTTTCTATGTTTATGTAATAGAATTAGCTCAAATTATTCTTCTCCACCTTTAGGTGTTACAACATCACACATTTATATAGTAATCCACTGTCTCGAACCATCCAATCAATTAGTCAACAGGCCATCAATCACATCTCAACAAACATCATCCTGAAAAATCTTTGAGATTCTTTATTTATGTGACTTTAGATCCACTCAGGTGATTAGTTCTGGCTACTAAATGGAATATTATATTGTCTTAATAAGGTTTATCATTGGCTGGTCTCATTTGATGAGCAATTATAATTCTACATCAATAGGTTAATATATGATAATGGTCCTACAAAACCTTGCTACGTACCTCATATGATGCATCACGgattgttaaacatattagtgGACTCTCATTAAAATTCATAATCTCATGTTATTCTTCTGAAATTCTATAAATTCTATTTTGCACGTATCATGTCCTGCCATTCTAGGACAATCATATTATTGTCAGATGTTCCTGGTAATAGATTATCTCTTTACATTTTAATTGTTTTAGAGATTCCATGCTCTTAATTATTGAAAACCAAAAAAATCGCattaatataattttctttcaTTGGCTATTTGGCTGCAATAGAGTTCTCAGCTTGTTATTTTGGTGATCGAACTGCTCTGTTTACATTCTATTAGCAAATGTTGGTTGTTGAGTGTATCTGCAATCCAATCTTGTCCCCAAAGAATCTCTGCAGTGCATCATGAGACATCATACCTGGAGTATCTGTAAAAGTTTATAGGAGGCTTACCATGACTGAATTCTTCATCTTGAAGGTCCAAAAAGTATACGAGCTTGATGGcctgccccactttctttctctactgGAATAAAACTTCAACATGTTCTAAACTTTGAGAATATTTTCACTGCATCATAATGTGAAAGAATTTGATTACAGttacatatttatttattttttcttaaaccaATGCTGCATGCAGTCGAGACCATGAGTGCGTGGAGATCATTGAGATCTGATGATCCTGCTTCACCAGAATTTTAACTCCAAATCTCGGGGTGCATTCCGGTCTATGTAGGACCGGAGCATCGGTGGTTTGTCACGCTATGTGAGGCTCCCGGCATTCAAGCTACTGCTAGAGAAGGCTGAAGAGGAGTTTGGATTTGAGCATGGTGGTGCAATCACAATTCCTTGTGAGATTGAGACGTTCGAGTATATATCCTTCAATGCATGGAAGGACACAAGAAGGGCCTCATCAATGGTGTTAAGTCCATCGTTTCTCTATTATACGTTCATGCTCTATGAAGATTTAAATTTGTTTTGTTGTTTTTTATTTGTTTCATGTTCCACGAGAAGTTCAAGTTTTTGGTTTTTCTTGGCGCTCTAAGGAACAAATTTGGTTATTTCCCTCTTTCCTGATGGTTCATAGGCATGACAGCAAATGCATATATCATCAATGACTGAAaaattctcttctctcttttgggAGTTATTCTTTTCTCATCTCTGTTTACATTTACCAGATACATTTTTGAATTTGGTTCACTATGCTTTACATATTGTTTTTGAGTTCATATGAGTTTTGTCGAATACTCAACGTTGTTaagaaaaaaaatcctttcaGACTTTTACAGAACCACAAACCTTTTCCATTGGACAAGTTAGTTGTAATTAAATTAACTCTTGCATGCATCTTTGCTTGTTTAATAGCTCTAAGAAGAGAGTTAATGGCTCAGAAAAGTATATCAGGCATAGGACTCACATATTAATTGTTCACTAGTTTTGTACCAAGGGGTTATAAATCTCGGAACATTTTAACCAACAACAAGGTTCCTTATGGATCTCAGAATTTCCTATAGGCTTGCCCAATGCTTCTCCTCGTTTTTCTGCTTTTGTTCTTTTGCAGAAAGAAATCCCATAGGGCTCGAACAATGATCACACATgaacttgtttgttttcatctgcAACATTTAAAGTTCTGATAAGATTACGAATTGCCAATTGGTTGCTTGGTAATCAAAGTATCAGGATCCTTTTTGGGTAGTATTGGTGAAGTTTGTGTGGAATCTGATGTACTCGGGGTCTTGGGCTTAAGGAGATTGAGTAAGTCTTTATAAACTCTTTCCCGCCTCCATTTTTCAGGCTGCAGAGGATCTAATGGGGTTCATCTGACCCACATTACCTATTTTCCTCTATCATGTAACCTCGAGTTTATTCctcaaaaaatgatatttttaatatgtGAAGCTTGATGGAGACATGTCATTCCGATCATCTTTTGTCAGACAAATCATTGCTTATGTGACATTGATTTCTTCTATTACTTGTTCTTCAGTTTTAAGGATTCTGTATCATCTCTGGATTCTGTTATTAGGAGATAATTAGTTCATTGGTAATGAAATTTGATGGGTAAGTACAACTATCTTAAACAAAGACTTCACAAGCAAAAGCCACGTAAGCATCTTCTCAAACCGAGAGCTGAAGAGTAGTCGATGAACAATGATAGGCTTCTGATAGTAGTTAGGGGTGAGTGGGTGGTGATGTTAATTGGATGGCTTTGAGGACCTACTCTAAAACAGAAAGCTACTGCCGCACCTACAAGTTTCAAATTGATGCTCTTTTAATGATACCTTTTAAGAGATGGTAGTCCAACACACTGTAGAACGTATGCATTGCAGTAATCTTGGTGCCTGAAGTGTTGCTGAAGTAATGGATAGGATCGAAGGATTAGGATGGATAATCCTTGGTACGTAAAAGGATTCCTTCAAATGACTATGTAGAACGAACCCTGGAAGAGAAATCAATGAACTCTGGTAAGCTACAGAGAAGAAAATCTCAGCAAAGATCCAACCAACTTTGAATGATTGTGTCCTGCTCTCAAGATTTCTGAGGAGAAATGGTAGTTACTCTAGATATATAACACAAAATAAACAGTGTAACTAAGGCCACTTTGGAAGGCCTAAAAGTTCATTAAAATTGCAAATATCTCCAACTTATTTAAGGAATGAATCTTTAAGTGTTTTGATCTGTTTTCTTAATTGATAAATCCCTCCTCGAAGTATTAAATCAGATACTGATACAGAAGTTTTCAAATTTTATGGTTTGCTCCTCATGGCATGGTTGCTCTGGATTTTTCAAGAAAGGCAATTCTCTTATTCAAACATCTACAATCACAATTTTGAGAACTTCTGGAGCAAAGAAAAACAAACAATTCAGATATTGATGGTTAAAATATCGATATCAAAACtgacttatttatttattattttcatatacATGCCATTTGACCTAGATAATTCAATTGTGTTGTATGTTTCTGATTACTAAAGCAAATATAAATGATACTTTTCTATATGGCTTTTGAGAAACAAGTTATACTTAGCTGCACAAATTACTTAGTCATTAAATAATTAAAGAAAATTAGTATAGTAACATCTAATACTTTTCTTTCTTCATATAAAGTAGCTAATTGTATCAGCATGTGTTTTCTTCAATGTTTATTCCCCTAGCTCATCCACCGAAGATCCAGCTGAAGTTTCTGGTTGAGCATGACCTTATAAGCTCCTATCCTGCACTTGCTACTCCCTTCACATTTTTACCAAAATTTATGCTTCAATGAGAAACAACTTTTGATGGAAgctttaatcatttatataaattattttttatatatcccCTTCAGGCTTAAGCTAGAAGATTCAGGGCTCATATGGGAGCAAGAGGGAGTAAGTTTAATAGAACCTTTAGCATTCAAGGGGGTAGGCATCAAGAAAGCAGGCCTTTATAGACTTTGGAAAGCCAAGTAGCTTATCGACTCCATATTTATGGTTTGCTGAATTGTTTCATATAGTGTATTTCAAGTGTTTCAAGGTACCAATCATTTTATAGACGAAATTATGGATGGCACCAGGTTCAGTTTTCACGCCTTGGTGCTTTTGGGCTCAAGCAAGTGTATCTTGCAGGCCCTATTTTGGATTCTGGGGAGATCATTGGGCTATGCTATTTAGGGTCCATAAAGAAATAGGGCATTGCTTTTCTGACCTTGGGTTAAATGTCAAATGTTAGGCACCTTTGTGTTCAAGCCAATCCATAGGTATGattctttatatatataaatatacatacatacatatacatatgcatgtatgcatgatCTTTCAGGTAAAGAAGAGGTGGCAAAAAGTGTGAGTCTCAATATTAGCTGTAGTGACCAGTTGGCATGCAAGCTAGCTAGGAATCATTCCATAAATACTTGTTGTCTGTTTCAAGATTAGGCAAGGCAAATACCAAACTCCCATAATTCAAAGTTGTCCTAACATGGCCTCTCCTTATGGGTCTCATTCTTCCATGCAGGCTTGTGGCTCAAAGCTCCTGAATTGTCCCCTGGCCAAATGAAACTATGTTTATAGTTAACCTAGTGCATCGTTAATTAGTCATAAATCTTGTGgtaagattttataatcataatgcAACATCGATCTTGTGTTAGTTAATACCTAATCCAACCCTAGAAAGCTAAaggtcttttttctctctctttcttttattaaGTAAAAGGCTAGTCATTGAATGCAATCTATGAGCTAATCAGTGACTTAGCTAAAACCCATCCGTGTCGATGGGATCATATGTCAGCTATATAAGTCTTTTTAGGATTTTAAATCTATTGTGTTCCAGCAGTATTATTCCACCATTCATTCAAGTGGATCCAGGAACACAATCTTATTGCCGATAAATAATGCTAAACTTTTTCAGAGAACTTATGAATGGATGTTTAATTTTTTGACTGGCCTATTCATTAACATGTTGACATACTCTATTTATGGGGATAAAGACAGACAAgcataacttttttttttgggttgtcactaagtctctctctctctttctctctgacaCACACATATCCTTTGGGACTACAAAGATCAGATCAGGAGATTTGATGCACCCCACGAGGGGTATCTTGTTAGATCAACTCTCATATGGACAAAGCAAACATGAGACATGGCATGTGCTTCTTCTAGCCCCACACCCACCATCaaaccactctctctctctctcaacattTTCTCTCATCCCATGGTAATCCAGCCATGATTTTAAGCTAGAGGATGGCTGGCTCTGACTTCCGATGCATCAAACAAACAAACCAGTACATCTAACTGTAATTACTAATTACTGTATATCATTGGAGCTATTGTCGACTACATATTTACGAGATAATGTAGTTCCATAATGGGGATTCCTAAGTTTTAAGATTTAGTACATCATATAGAATTTTGCCAAAATATAATCCAACAATTAACATCCATTTCTATATCAAAGCCATCGCGCCACACAACCAAAGTTGATGAGTAACATCAATTTTTAATGTTTAATCCAAATGCCAGAAGATTTGCCAATTGCTATATATGCATGTTAGAAAGACTAGTCAGTGGAGATGAAGCACAAGCAAATTTCAATTTGCATTGCATGAACCAAATAAAACTGTGGATCTGTTTGGCCTATCCTCAAGGCATCATTATTGGAGTATCTTCGCATGTTCTCATTTAGATCATTTGCTATCTAAGTTCAAATTGTCTCAAGAAAagagttgttttttttttttttctgcagaAAAAAACTGTGACCTTTGTTTAAGCTCCTGTTGCAAGTAATGCATTAAGTATCAACACCCCCATGAAGATTTTGGAGAAGGGGTGGGGAGGAGTGGGGGGTAGTTGGAGTCCTAATGCTCTTCTATCATATTTCCTAGACAATAAGATCCAAGCCTCTGGGTAAAGCCACATGCACCTACTGATTTAATGGTGTCatctagaagaagagagagaggaatagAACTTCTGATATCTGCTAAAGAAAGCCATTGCATTATTCTGTATCTGATTAATTTCTTTCTTATCATGTTTCTATATGTATTCTCCTCATGTGGCTAGTATTGCACAGAGATTTATATGGGAATTGGATAATGGGTCAACTAATCTTGCCTTCTTCTCCCATGCAAaatgactaaaaatatatttgatttttaatttcatACCTAGCTAGATAAGATGGGTGTCAATGCCATTTGGTCCATCAAACTCTAGAAATGCCACATTTTTGCATCAAAGAACTGTTCTAGCCACAAAGTCTATTGCAACAGGCACAAGGAACATGTTAGAATAGTATATATTTGTTCATTCAGACTAAAAGTGTTGGAGAATGGTCAACCAAACACTAGATGACATTAAGAATAGATCTCTGAGTTAGACTACTACTTTATATGCAATGGATAGACTGTTTCTCAGCATCGTGAAACCATGTCATGTTCCTCTTTCAACACTGGTGCTTCATTTTAAAAGAAAGTGTCACTTCCTATGGACAATGTTAAAACACattctatttttttcatcaaaaaaaaaaaaaaaaaaacattctacTTTCTGATTGAAAACTTTAGAAGCTTGTACCAATAATAATTAGTTATGTATTTTTCGGTGCAACTTGAAAAGTACCATATGATGAATTCTTTATTAAATTAACCATACATAACTGGTGATGAATGCATGGCTAGTGCAACATTGGGTAAAGAAATTAAGTTtgttttattagcaatgaaattaagTTTGATATATTTTACAACACAACCACCAATCTATATACAAATGACATGAAGCTGGAAGAGCAAATAGGAAATTTCATTCTTCTCTAGGCAAAAAATAGAGTCaaaaaagatcaaaataaagCATAGACCATGATATTTGAATGCCAATGGGTAGATCAAAGGCAATGGTGTGACATATAAGTTTGCCATCGTAGTTAAGTAATGATTTAATCTTTCCCATGTAAGTAATATACAACAAAGGTCCAAATCAAACAACCAAGGACATTAATTAGGATAATTAGAACCACTTCCCACCAAGAGACATTGATTAGGTGCAACGTTAACACTAAATGAATGCTGCCACCTTTGTACCTTTGCCACGGTTGACAAAAATATTTGCATACATAACAAATATAACACAACTGTTCCAAACTAAAATTTACAGAAttattttcataagatattccAAAAAGCAAGATTACATCGACAATTTAAAATATCTACCCAAAAGATTTAGAAGGAGAAAAACAGAGCATCATGCGATTAATCTCCAAATCATATCCCCTGGAGTTCGGAGCGGGTTGACGAGTCCTCAGTCCTCACTTCATTATTCCATTTAAGTCCTCATCATTAGGAAAATTTTACAGCACCCACCCTTACAACAGAATAAGCTACATAGAACTGGCGAGTCCGGTACTTCGCGATGAAGTTGTTGTTCCGCCGCCTCAGCAGGCGTAGAACTCGACGAGCTCGTCCAGGGACTCCGGCTGGGGGTCCGCGTTCTCCAGCATCCAGAGGAGGTGCTCGAAGAGCACCACCTCGCAGCCCACCACGGTGGCGTCGCCGGCGGGGGCGCCAGACTTCTCGACGAGAACCCGGAAGAGTGGGTGGTCAAGGAGGTCGGAGCTGACAAGATACCGCCGGCGGGACTTGCCAACGTACACAGGATGGAGACCGGCCGGGACGTCGTCGCCGTGGAACGACGCCGACTGCCACGCGTCCTCGTTCTGCGACCTCGACGAGGCTAAGCCCCCGCCTCCGCCACCGCCACCGCCACCGCCCCCCCCGGCTGCGGAGCGCGCGATTCTGCGCGACGAGTGCCACCGCTTTATCATGCATTTGAGCTTGCTCAGCTTCCCCTTCCCGCTCTTCGCCATCTCCTCTTTCCACTCACCAACGGTGACGGGATCCCCGAATAGAGCGAGAGAGTGGGGGACGACgggaaggaaggaaagaggttTCCAGTATATAAAGGGGTAGGGGAGTGGGGGCCCACCGGAATGGGACGACAGCGGGGATGACCAGGAGAATGGGTAGCATGGGAATGGGGCCGGAGTGTCGTGGATAGTTACAAGGGTGCCACTTgcggttttttttctttttttttttaattcctgTGGGCTGGGCACATAGGTAAAGTACGATcacaaattataaatttaaatttattagttGTGACCGTCCTGATATAAGATATGATCAGTGTACTTCGTTTGTATCATACcccattaaaatttttaaaaaaaaaattacatatgtTTCCATACCTATTAGTTACAAGGTAGATGCTATAACCTAAATTCGGTAAATGTTGCTGCTATATTAGTTTATCGCATATTGAAATAAGTGTCAAATTAGATTTTGTGCATCATACATGTAAATATTTTATTCAACTCATTTTACTCTTAGTTAAGTACGTGTTTGGAGTAGTAGTAGGATAACTCGAGCATCATTCTATATACACCCTGCATAGAGTAAATATTTCTAAACTGATTTAATGAACCCCTATGTGAAATCCAAGGATAGATATCCAAAAggcaatatagatataaatttataaatagttTTAGATTAATTCGAAAGCGACCTGGGTATAATTTTAGATCACCTAGATTAATAAAGGAGGAGGTAGCGTGTACAAATTGACATAAAGAGGCAAAAGAAATGATTGGTGAGTGTTTGACATTAGGTCTTAATTAatgctcttttttttaattatctcaaGATGCTAATTTATGATTTTGAGCTTGGTCTTATTGTAATATTATTGATATCGTGGGGCTTTTAGTTTTTTACACTGTTGGAGACCAACCGCGGGACTCTTGTTCTAAAATAAACCAAAACATTATCATTCCTCTTTACTTTCTCATTAAAGAATTAGAAGAGAGTTGAGTGAAAGTGATGGACATGTGCATGGAAGTTGCAAGGTCCTAAAATTACAATATCTTGTTTGAAATTAagaaatataatttttcattagattaatttataattaattatattatgga
Proteins encoded in this region:
- the LOC105053049 gene encoding auxin-responsive protein SAUR76-like, producing the protein MAKSGKGKLSKLKCMIKRWHSSRRIARSAAGGGGGGGGGGGGGLASSRSQNEDAWQSASFHGDDVPAGLHPVYVGKSRRRYLVSSDLLDHPLFRVLVEKSGAPAGDATVVGCEVVLFEHLLWMLENADPQPESLDELVEFYAC